From the Trichocoleus desertorum ATA4-8-CV12 genome, one window contains:
- a CDS encoding ferredoxin family protein, with protein sequence MPHTIVTNTCEGVADCVDACPVACIHEGPGKNTKGTDWYWIDFTTCIDCGICLQVCPVEGAIVPEERPDLQKTP encoded by the coding sequence GTGCCACATACGATTGTTACGAATACTTGTGAAGGCGTTGCCGATTGTGTAGATGCTTGCCCGGTGGCCTGTATTCACGAAGGTCCTGGTAAGAATACGAAAGGTACTGATTGGTATTGGATTGATTTCACGACCTGCATTGATTGTGGGATTTGTTTGCAGGTTTGTCCGGTGGAGGGGGCGATCGTGCCGGAGGAGCGGCCTGATTTGCAAAAGACTCCTTAA
- a CDS encoding M67 family metallopeptidase, with amino-acid sequence MILQLDSHHIQAIAAQAERTYPEECCGLLLGKVSSGSIASRTESRTVVEVRATENVWTQDLGDAIELPNDWDVTQHKHFWIDPREILQVQREARDRHLDIIGVYHSHPDHPATPSEMDRMCAWAHYSYVIVSVQHGKVIDLRSWSLTEDHRFQPEDILIAEAV; translated from the coding sequence GTGATTCTGCAACTCGACTCTCACCACATTCAAGCGATCGCGGCTCAGGCTGAGCGCACTTACCCAGAAGAGTGCTGCGGTTTGCTATTGGGAAAAGTGAGTTCAGGTTCTATCGCATCAAGAACTGAATCAAGAACTGTGGTGGAAGTTCGCGCCACTGAAAATGTTTGGACTCAGGATTTAGGTGACGCGATCGAGTTGCCAAACGATTGGGATGTGACCCAACACAAGCATTTCTGGATTGATCCCCGCGAGATATTGCAAGTCCAGCGGGAAGCACGCGATCGCCACCTCGACATTATTGGTGTGTACCACTCCCATCCCGATCATCCCGCCACACCTTCGGAGATGGACCGAATGTGCGCCTGGGCGCACTACTCGTATGTTATTGTTTCCGTTCAACACGGTAAAGTTATAGATCTGCGTAGCTGGAGCCTGACCGAAGACCATCGGTTCCAGCCAGAAGATATTTTGATTGCTGAGGCTGTTTAG
- a CDS encoding ABC transporter ATP-binding protein, with amino-acid sequence MTHSAPLLEVEDVYAGYVQDLNILQGINMKVYPGELVAVIGPNGAGKSTLAKTVFGLLTPNRGKITFNGDNLAGLKSNQIVQRGMCYVPQISNVFRSLSVDENLEMGAFIRNEPLESTKDRIYTMFPDLAGRRRQRAGTLSGGQRQMLAMGRALMLQPKLMLLDEPSAALSPILVNNVLEQIKQINQNGTAIVLVEQNARKALEMADRGYVLEAGRDRFEGPGRDLLYDPKVGELYLGAGKAH; translated from the coding sequence ATGACTCATTCTGCTCCCTTGCTTGAAGTTGAAGATGTCTATGCAGGTTATGTGCAGGACTTGAATATTCTGCAAGGCATCAATATGAAGGTGTATCCGGGGGAGTTAGTGGCGGTGATTGGCCCAAATGGGGCGGGTAAGTCAACGCTGGCGAAGACGGTTTTTGGGTTGTTGACACCGAATCGCGGCAAGATTACGTTTAACGGGGATAACCTTGCGGGTTTGAAGTCGAACCAGATTGTGCAGCGAGGCATGTGCTATGTGCCGCAAATCTCTAATGTGTTTCGATCGCTGAGTGTGGATGAAAACCTGGAAATGGGGGCTTTTATTCGCAATGAGCCATTAGAGTCAACCAAGGATCGTATCTACACGATGTTTCCTGATCTGGCGGGTCGGCGGCGACAGCGGGCGGGCACTTTGTCGGGTGGGCAACGACAAATGCTGGCGATGGGACGAGCGTTGATGCTGCAACCGAAGCTGATGTTGCTGGATGAGCCTTCGGCAGCGTTATCACCGATTTTGGTGAACAATGTGCTGGAACAAATTAAACAAATCAATCAAAACGGTACGGCAATCGTATTAGTAGAGCAAAATGCTCGTAAAGCGCTGGAAATGGCCGATCGCGGTTATGTACTAGAGGCAGGACGCGATCGCTTTGAAGGCCCAGGGCGTGACTTACTTTATGATCCCAAGGTGGGTGAGCTGTATTTAGGGGCAGGCAAAGCGCATTAA